The following is a genomic window from Flavobacteriales bacterium.
TGCACCGTGTTGGCCGGCAGGCCATTGAAGGTGAAGTTGCTGGCCGTCACTCCACCGCCCAGGAGCACGTTCTGCACCAGCTGGGCCGGGGTCTGGGTGTTGGTGACCACCAACTGGGCGGCGGTGCCCAAGGGAAGCAGGGCGCACAGAGCGAGAAGGAAGCGGTTCATCGGGGCCATGGCGGGTGGAAAAAGCCTTGAAAAATAAGCCTTGACGACCACATGACTGCCCAGGGACCCGATCCGTTGCCCGAAGGGCATCCGGAAGACGGCGAGGGATCACTCCGAGGCGATGTCCTGGCCGAGCAGGGTCACCGACCCGATGCCCTTGGTGGCCGGGAAGCGCTGGCCCTTGGCTTGGTACTGGTATACGTAAACCCCTGTGGGACAAGGCTGTCCGTTAGCAAATCGGCCATCCCAGGTGCGGCCGAGCTCCTCGGTGGTGAAGACCACGGCCCCCCAGCGGTCGAAGATGGTGTAGGTCACCTCGGTGAGGCCGTAGCCCATCGGGCCCCAAGCGTCGTTGATGCCGTCCCCGTCCGGGGTGAAGGCGTTGGGGAAGAAGAGCTGCGCGGAAGGCTGCATGAACACCGAGTCCACATCCGTGCACCCGGCGGGCGTGGTGGCCGTCACCGTGGCCCAGTACTGGTCGCCGTCGGCGAAGGTGTTCTCCACGGTGGCCCCGAAGGCCTGGGCACCCGTGCTGAAGGTCCAATGGAAGGACTCGGCACCGGGCAGGCACTGGGCCGTGAAGCGGAACTCATCCCCGCCCAGCTCGCTCACGGTGATGTCCACCACGGGGATCTCCACCACCACGGTCACGGCCCCGGAAACGCTGGCCCCGCAGGCATCGGTCACCGTCACCGTCAGCGTGGTGTCGCCTTGGGGGAACACGGTCACCGCAGCGGTGCTGTCGCCCGAGGGCTGCCACAGGAAGGTGTAGTCCCCTCCGCCGCCCGATCCACCGGCGGTCACCGTGGCGCTGCCACCTTCGCAGGCCACGGCCGTGGTGGGCAGCAGCAGCTCCAGGGGCATCGGGGCGTCCACCACCAAGGTGGCGCTGGTCTGTTGGCCACAGTTGTCGGCGACTTCCAAGGTATAGGTGGCATCGCCGGTCACCGGCACGGTGAGGCTTGACCCGGAGCCGATGGTGTTCCCGGCATCATCGGTCCAGGTGTACGTGTACTGACCATCGCCTCCGGTCACCCCGGGGGTCAGGGTCGCCGCATCGCCTAGGCAGGGAACCGTGTAGGGGCCACCGGGGGCGATCGTCAGCGTGGGCATGTTCGGCGGGCTCACCTGCACGGTGGCCGAGCCCGAGCCGCCGCAGGCATCCTGCACGGTGACCACATAGGCCCCGGGCGAACCGGTCGGCACGTTCAGGCTGGTGCCGTTGCCCTGGTTGGTGCCGTTCAGGGTCCAGGCGTAGGTGTACGGACCCACCCCGCCGGCCACGTTCAGCACCTCCAGCAGCACGCTGCCCTGGCAGGGGAGCTCCACATCCGGCGAGGCGGTGACGGCCAGCACGGCCGGGGGCAGCACCGTCACCGTGATGGTGCCTTGCTGAACACCCGCGCAGTTGTCGTTCACGGTCACCGTGTAGGTGCCCGGGGCGGTGGCGTCCACCGGGATGGTGGTGCCCGTGCCCACCGGGTTGCCGTTCAGGGTCCAGCTGTAGGTGAAGGGAGGCGTTCCACCCGCGACGTTCAGCACGCTGAGGTCGGCGGTGCCCTGGCAGTCGAGTGTCACGTCCGGGCTCAAGGTCAGGGTCATGGGCGGGCTGAAGGGGGCTCCGACCACCACGTCTTCCT
Proteins encoded in this region:
- a CDS encoding choice-of-anchor L domain-containing protein, with translation MTRALLSVLIGLATLPLGAQLLINNTPTPQNLVQSNLLGGGVVASNVQYNGMFGAPGGQPGCGAFTANGTNLGLASGIILATGNVNDAPGMGDMTFASAGLFTGTDPDLALLSGVLISDATVLEFDFVPTGNAIEFRFVFASEEYPEYVCALVNDAFGFFLSGPGINGPYSNNAVNLAQIPGTSVPVTINTLNGGAAGDPLNGCDPFNCAAADPNWVANSAYYVDNFLGNTITYDGMTSVLTASAQVQCGQTYHIKLAIGDGGDDLYDSAVFLEGGSFASAQPVVNTSPDVNLPCSGSVDISILNVNGGTPPYTYEWFLNGNLVSTNQTITVGPGQQGTYVATVTDGCGAVVQEPVVVGAPVSPPMNLTVTPDLNLPCSGSVDLEVLSLTGGTAPFTYEWTLNGAPVGNGTSITVPNTAPGTYVLTVDDNCGGSVQEDVVVGAPFSPPMTLTLSPDVTLDCQGTADLSVLNVAGGTPPFTYSWTLNGNPVGTGTTIPVDATAPGTYTVTVNDNCAGVQQGTITVTVLPPAVLAVTASPDVELPCQGSVLLEVLNVAGGVGPYTYAWTLNGTNQGNGTSLNVPTGSPGAYVVTVQDACGGSGSATVQVSPPNMPTLTIAPGGPYTVPCLGDAATLTPGVTGGDGQYTYTWTDDAGNTIGSGSSLTVPVTGDATYTLEVADNCGQQTSATLVVDAPMPLELLLPTTAVACEGGSATVTAGGSGGGGDYTFLWQPSGDSTAAVTVFPQGDTTLTVTVTDACGASVSGAVTVVVEIPVVDITVSELGGDEFRFTAQCLPGAESFHWTFSTGAQAFGATVENTFADGDQYWATVTATTPAGCTDVDSVFMQPSAQLFFPNAFTPDGDGINDAWGPMGYGLTEVTYTIFDRWGAVVFTTEELGRTWDGRFANGQPCPTGVYVYQYQAKGQRFPATKGIGSVTLLGQDIASE